The window aagtaactggttctcaggatctttctggcaaggataaacccattcatgtggggcccACAAACTCCAGCGTGTACCTCGTTTATCAACTTATTGGCTTCTACAGCATCGACGCATCTTAGaaatcccaaatcaggagtcctcctaaaaagaagTTCCCCACTTGGGAAGTAATTCTTTGCCAGACgccggattgtcttcttttggttgttactagcttcttcaggatatattccagatttCAAATACCTCTTAATTTCATAGTACCAAGGCTTTCCATCAGGATCCTCTTCCACGTGTATGCAATGCACGGGTTGCTCCTTcaggcttatttccaaaggatcaatgtaacttAGATTCGGGtactgaatcatggaagatatcgtGGCCAAAGCgtcagcaaactcattttgtatccgtGGGATATGTCTAAAATCAATATCCTTGAATCTTCtgcataattcttgcaccagctctacataaggagtaatcttggaatTTTTTATTGCCAATTCTCCCCGTACCTagtgaatcagcaaatctgaatctctGATGACTAgcaattcacgaacacccatatcaagtgccaatttgagacccaggatgcaagcctcatattcagccatgttGTTGGTGCATGGAAAACATAACTTAGCAGTTACCAGATAATGCTGTcccatttctgacaccaaaactgctccaattcctgaacctttgaagttgaccgcccCATCAAAAAATAGCCTCTATCCGGGGTAGATTTCTAGGATATCTTCTCCTACGAACAAAACTTTCTC is drawn from Capsicum annuum cultivar UCD-10X-F1 unplaced genomic scaffold, UCD10Xv1.1 ctg19001, whole genome shotgun sequence and contains these coding sequences:
- the LOC124890494 gene encoding uncharacterized protein LOC124890494, whose protein sequence is MGQHYLVRGELAIKNSKITPYVELVQELCRRFKDIDFRHIPRIQNEFADALATISSMIQYPNLSYIDPLEISLKEQPVHCIHVEEDPDGKPWYYEIKRRTPDLGFLRCVDAVEANKLINE